Proteins from a single region of Macrotis lagotis isolate mMagLag1 chromosome 2, bilby.v1.9.chrom.fasta, whole genome shotgun sequence:
- the TXN2 gene encoding thioredoxin, mitochondrial has product MAQRMFLRRFLVPVFSRKLPPCRWVPLAQGSPGRPTAVSDLVRTFSTTKICKVTFNVQDGPDFLDRVVNSETPVVVDFHAQWCGPCKILGPRLEKMVAKQEGKVLMAKVDIDDNTDLAIEYEVSAVPTVLAIKNGDVVDKFVGIKDEDQLEAFLKKLIGC; this is encoded by the exons aTGGCGCAGCGAATGTTCCTCAGGAGATTCTTGGTCCCTGTCTTCTCCAGGAAGCTCCCTCCGTGTCGCTGGGTGCCCCTCGCCCAGGGCAGCCCGGGTAGACCCACTGCTGTCTCTGATTTGGTCCGGACATTCTCCACCACCAAGATCTGTAAAGTGACATTTAACGTCCAGGATGGACCCGACTTCCTGGACAGGGTTGTCAACAGTGAGACGCCGGTAGTTGTGGATTTTCATGCACA GTGGTGTGGCCCTTGCAAGATCTTGGGGCCCCGGTTAGAGAAAATGGTGGCAAAGCAGGAGGGGAAGGTGCTGATGGCCAAAGTGGACATAGACGACAACACAGACCTCGCCATTGAGTATGAG GTTTCTGCTGTGCCAACTGTGCTGGCCATCAAGAATGGGGATGTGGTGGACAAGTTTGTGGGCATCAAAGATGAAGACCAGCTGGAGGCTTTCCTCAAGAAGCTGATTGGCTGCTGA